The Diospyros lotus cultivar Yz01 chromosome 15, ASM1463336v1, whole genome shotgun sequence genome has a window encoding:
- the LOC127791787 gene encoding probable disease resistance protein At4g27220 isoform X3, protein MDACVGKIVELLADGVVNYVKRHGAYVIRYKNKVQLLEQENKQLGEIKDRIQRKVDRAENNGKVIEIQVSSWLKEAENMEGAIANFLQQENRESFKCFKGCICPNLMWRHKTGKEADTRKSDVSKLISGGDELEKSPVARDAPFESDLKFYSSQYYTTFQSRASVVEEIKNALKDYGVDMIGVHGPGGAGKTTMVKEVAKDAEKLGIFHKIAIAVVSKDPNTSKLQEDIATQLNLEYKGKSELERADGLRKALLNGKRKILVILDDLWQFLDLTAIGIPTSALGVRGCKILLTSRNIEVFHMMEVRLCFSIGYLEEEETWELFTKVTGEFGVDGSIARKVSERCGGLPIAIVAVGAALRGQKEFVWNNALHQLEKCPLEHIEGIHPKDYTPLRWSYDFLKEKDAKSCFLLCCLFPEDAEISIDDLVKYSFALGFLREVDTLKVARDRVKAMVNMLKSSCLLLNGEEENFVKMHDVIRDLAISITKEKQTEHGGGHDWPGQQRFMVNHDIRKWPKNDAWKHHTAISLRINDDNFPFPCDVLNCPLVHTLVLESGKSSLKIPNNFFQSMKEAKVLDLKDILLDLRSSILELDYLRMLRLNNCQLLGDMSTIQNLKNRIEILSFKESTIEELPQEIRELTHLRSLNLMEWNSLKLIPKGVISNLINLEELYVTEDFKGWDTTIYGGGMSNASIAELKSLTQLTVLYVSISAESSKIMVQECPDLFKKLINFNIFISIAYPFHDQSRNVLKIEDIHHIDDKFHLLMDKVDVLKLSKIQDLRYLFGKPQLQFTPSGGRSFSKLTYLGIVGCNSLKYLFSPSCAKALKLQKLKVSNCSKIEQIIGVGDYYHEEEGVIDEAIIFSRLKILTLRSLSQFRSFCPKMEKTTIERDPSNWTTTAESIFNEKVSFPVLDILNIDDLPVKDIWNNQMIQSPNGSNKVSFSQLKDVSVVQCHNLVNVFPSNMLPQLQNLERLSVRDCSSLALLIEGLNSNIQSPRVKFKFIDVFSKLRDLDLRYLPKLMKIWLNDEDYCSYDNSVHLYLQTISIMSCGSLRYAFSAFVAKHLALIQYLSIKACPEMEVIVSEAKGEGEIDDGTMTFKELKELLLENLPNLRSFHEYKSEASHLFNYQVSFPVLEELKIDELLLKDIWSKQTIQFPKGSNKVSFSQLKNVNVTQCHNLLLLLDISRSSNI, encoded by the exons ATGGATGCATGTGTGGGGAAGATTGTCGAATTGCTCGCAGATGGCGTGGTTAATTATGTCAAGCGCCATGGGGCCTATGTGATTCGATACAAGAACAAGGTCCAGCTACTCGAACAAGAAAATAAGCAGCTGGGTGAAATAAAGGATAGGATCCAGAGAAAGGTGGATAGAGCCGAAAACAATGGAAAAGTCATTGAAATTCAGGTCTCTAGTTGGCTAAAAGAGGCAGAAAACATGGAAGGAGCCATTGCCAACTTCCTGCAACAAGAAAACAGAGAATCCTTCAAGTGTTTTAAGGGCTGTATCTGTCCCAACTTAATGTGGCGTCACAAGACGGGTAAGGAAGCTGACACGAGGAAGTCGGACGTCAGTAAACTGATAAGTGGGGGTGACGAACTAGAGAAGTCGCCAGTGGCGCGCGATGCCCCTTTCGAATCGGATCTGAAATTTTATTCTTCTCAGTATTACACCACGTTCCAATCAAGAGCTTCAGTTGTTGAGGAAATCAAGAATGCTTTGAAGGATTATGGAGTTGACATGATTGGGGTCCATGGGCCTGGTGGAGCTGGGAAGACGACGATGGTGAAGGAGGTTGCCAAAGACGCTGAGAAACTAGGAATTTTTCATAAGATTGCGATTGCAGTTGTGTCTAAAGATCCAAATACCTCAAAACTACAAGAAGATATTGCAACCCAATTAAATCTCGAGTATAAAGGAAAAAGTGAGTTAGAAAGAGCAGATGGGCTACGAAAGGCATTGTTAAATGGGAAAAGAAAGATTCTGGTAATATTGGATGACCTTTGGCAATTTCTAGACTTGACAGCAATTGGAATTCCTACTTCGGCCCTTGGCGTCAGAGGTTGCAAAATTTTGCTGACCTCGCGTAACATAGAGGTCTTCCACATGATGGAGGTTCGTTTATGTTTTTCCATTGGGTACTTGGAGGAGGAAGAAACATGGGAGCTATTTACAAAGGTGACAGGAGAATTTGGAGTCGATGGATCGATAGCAAGAAAGGTAAGCGAGAGATGTGGAGGTCTGCCTATTGCTATCGTTGCAGTTGGAGCTGCATTAAGGGGCCAGAAAGAGTTTGTGTGGAATAATGCACTTCACCAATTAGAGAAGTGCCCCCTAGAACACATTGAAGGAATTCATCCAAAGGATTATACCCCCTTGAGGTGGAGCTATGATTTTCTAAAAGAAAAGGATGCAAAGTCGTGCTTCTTGCTCTGCTGTTTGTTCCCCGAAGATGCTGAGATTTCTATTGATGATTTGGTTAAATATAGCTTTGCCTTGGGGTTCCTTAGAGAGGTGGATACGCTGAAAGTTGCAAGAGATAGAGTAAAAGCCATGGTTAATATGCTGAAAAGTTCATGCTTGTTGCTAAATGGAGAAGAGGAGAATTTTGTTAAAATGCATGACGTTATTCGTGACCTTGCAATTTCTATCACAAAGGAGAAGCAAACTGAACACGGCGGTGGTCATGATTGGCCAGGGCAACAACGGTTCATGGTAAATCATGATATTCGAAAGTGGCCGAAGAATGATGCCTGGAAGCATCACACAGCAATCTCCTTAAGGATCAATGATGACAACTTTCCTTTTCCTTGCGACGTGCTCAATTGTCCCCTAGTGCATACGCTTGTGTTGGAGTCTGGAAAATCTTCacttaaaattccaaataatttcTTTCAAAGCATGAAGGAGGCAAAAGTTTTAGATTTGAAAGACATATTGTTGGACCTTCGGTCATCGATTTTGGAGTTGGATTATCTTCGGATGTTACGTCTAAACAATTGCCAATTGTTAGGAGACATGTCTACAATTCAAAATCTAAAGAATCGCATTGAGATTCTTAGCTTTAAAGAATCTACTATAGAGGAGTTGCCACAAGAGATTAGAGAATTGACTCATTTGCGATCCTTGAATCTAATGGAGTGGAATAGCCTAAAGCTGATTCCAAAGGGCGTGATATCCAATTTGATCAATCTAGAAGAGTTGTATGTTACAGAAGACTTTAAGGGATGGGATACTACAATATATGGTGGGGGAATGAGCAATGCGAGCATTGCTGAGCTAAAATCATTGACTCAATTAACAGTTTTATATGTTAGTATTTCAGCAGAAAGTTCCAAGATTATGGTGCAGGAATGCCCTGACTTATTTaagaaattgattaattttaatatatttatatccaTTGCCTACCCTTTTCATGATCAATCCcggaatgttttgaaaattgaagatATTCACCATATAGATGATAAGTTTCATCTCTTGATGGATAAAGTTGATGTGTTGAAGTTGTCCAAGATTCAAGACTTGAGATATTTGTTTGGCAAGCCACAACTACAATTTACACCAAGTGGTGGGAGATCTTTTAGTAAATTAACCTATTTAGGTATTGTTGGATGTAATAGCCTTAAATATCTCTTTTCCCCATCCTGTGCCAAAGCACTCAAACTCCAAAAACTAAAGGTATCGAATTGTAGCAAAATTGAACAAATAATTGGAGTAGGAGATTATTATCATGAAGAGGAAGGTGTAATTGATGAAGCAATTATTTTCAGTCGGTTGAAAATTTTGACTTTGCGCAGCCTTTCACAATTTAGAAGCTTTTGTCCCAAAATGGAGAAGACAACAATTGAGAGAGACCCTTCAAATTGGACTACAACAGCAGAAtctatttttaatgaaaag GTTTCTTTTCCCGTCTTAGACATATTGAATATTGATGACTTACCGGTGAAAGATATTTGGAACAATCAAATGATCCAATCTCCAAATGGATCAAACAAAGTATCTTTTTCTCAATTGAAGGACGTAAGTGTAGTCCAATGTCATAATCTAGTAAATGTGTTCCCTTCAAATATGCTCCCACAATTGCAAAATTTGGAGAGGTTATCTGTTAGGGATTGTTCTTCTTTGGCATTGTTAATTGAAGGCCTAAACTCTAACATCCAAAGTCCTagagttaaatttaaatttattgatgTGTTCTCAAAGTTGAGAGATCTTGACTTAAGGTATTTGCCCAAGTTGATGAAAATATGGCTCAATGATGAGGACTATTGCTCCTATGACAATTCTGTCCATTTATACCTACAAACTATATCAATCATGAGTTGTGGTAGTTTGAGATATGCATTTTCAGCTTTTGTTGCTAAACATCTTGCGCTCATCCAATATTTAAGCATAAAAGCTTGTCCTGAAATGGAAGTGATAGTGTCGGAGGCTAAGGGAGAAGGAGAGATCGATGATGGTACAATGACATTCAAGGAATTAAAAGAATTGTTGCTTGAAAATTTGCCAAATCTTAGAAGTTTTCATGAGTACAAGTCTGaagcatcacatttatttaattatcag GTTTCTTTTCCCGTCTTAGAGGAATTGAAGATTGATGAGTTACTACTGAAAGATATTTGGAGCAAGCAAACGATTCAATTCCCAAAAGGATCAAATAAAGTATCTTTTTCTCAACTGAAGAACGTGAATGTAACCCAATGTCATAATCTG CTTTTGTTGCTAGACATCTCGCGCTCGTCCAACATTTAA